The stretch of DNA TTGTCATAAACTTCAACCAACTTTGCCAAGTTTAAATGGGTATAACGCTGAGTCGTGCTTAATCTTGAATGCCCCAAAAGCTCTTGAACCGAGCGTAAATCTGCACCTGATTCCAAAAGATGAGTAGCAAAAGAATGTCGTAAGGCATGAGGCGAAACAGTTTCGGATAAATTTGCCTGTTTGCATAAAGTTTCTAAAACACGCTGAGCCTGTCTTCTCTGTAACCTATCGCCTCGAACTCCAATAAATAAAGCCTCAGACTCCGCCGGAATACAATCTTTTAAATTAAGCCACTTATCTAAAGCTTCTTGGCTTTTTTCGGTTAAAGGGGCAAGACGCTCTTTATTCCCCTTTCCACGGACTTTAATTATTTTTGCCCCTTGAGTATAATCTTTAAGGTTTAAATTTAAAGCTTCCGAAATACGCAAACCCGACCCGTAAAGAAGCTCTATTAAAGCTAAATCTCTGGCATGTATGGCTTGTGTTTCTTTTGTTCCCAAAGCAAGTATCTTTTGATTACTAGGCTCGTTATCTGATGTATTTTTTTTATCTACTTCAAGCAAAGCATAAGCTTGGTCAACATTCAAATGTTTCGGTTGGCGTTTATCTTGTTTCGGGTTCGCAATACCGAGAGTCGGAACTTTCTCAACCTTACCCAAGCGCGCCATAAATTTAAAAAAAGAACGTAAAGTAGAAAGCTTACGCCCCATACTTGTACGACTGACTTGCCGACGATGCAATTCGCTTAAAAAACCCTTAACTTCTTTCGGGCTGATTTGTTCGAGCTTGTTTAAGGTTAAATTTTTAGTCTGTAAAAAACTTTCAAACTGTTCAAGGTCAAGTGTATACGCACTAAGCGTATCAGCAGAATAGGCTTTTTCATATTCTAAATGAGCTAAAAACATTTCAACACATTCCGGAATATTGCTTTGTGTTTTTCCTTGTTTTATACTGTCTTTTTTTGTTTTCATTGTTCTTTACAACTAAAAGTTGATAAAATATTCAAGCGAAAAAGTCTCTTTTTATATTTCCGACATTCTCTTTTGCATTAATAAAGCATCAGCCAAACTTAAAGCCAGCATAGCTTTTAAAACCGGTACAATACGCGGTATCGCCGAAATATCGTGGCGTCCTTCTATTTTTAAAGATGTTTTAACTCCATTACGGGTGATGGTTTCTTGTTCTTTTGAAATAGAGGGAATCGGCTTTATTGCCGCCCTAACGACAATATCTTGCCCTGAGCTTATTCCGCCCAAAATTCCGCCTGAGTTATTGCCTTGAAAGCCATCTTTTGTAATCGGGTCATTATGTTCGCTGCCTTTCATGCGAGCAGCAGCAAAACCAGAGCCAATTTCGACGCCTTTCACCGCACCAACAGACATAATAGCGGCGGCGATAATTGCATCAAGCTTGGCAAAGACAGGTTCGCCCAAGCCCGGTGGGACATTTTTTGCGACAATTTCTACAACTCCGCCCAAAGAATCCCCTTCTCCACGGGTTTTTGTAACCAGATCATTCCACTTTACCAAAACGTTTGGATCAGGAGAAAAATAAGGACGTTCAAAAGACCTTGAAATATCAATACGCTCTGCAACAATTCCACCAAGCTCAACAGTATATGCCTGAAGTTTAATATCATGAGTATTCAAAAAAGCTTGTGCAACAGCCCCACCGGCAACACGAGATAATGTTTCACGCCCCGATGAACGCCCGCCGCCTCTATGGTCTCTATAATGATACTTGGCAGTA from Desulfovibrio litoralis DSM 11393 encodes:
- a CDS encoding tyrosine recombinase XerC, producing MKTKKDSIKQGKTQSNIPECVEMFLAHLEYEKAYSADTLSAYTLDLEQFESFLQTKNLTLNKLEQISPKEVKGFLSELHRRQVSRTSMGRKLSTLRSFFKFMARLGKVEKVPTLGIANPKQDKRQPKHLNVDQAYALLEVDKKNTSDNEPSNQKILALGTKETQAIHARDLALIELLYGSGLRISEALNLNLKDYTQGAKIIKVRGKGNKERLAPLTEKSQEALDKWLNLKDCIPAESEALFIGVRGDRLQRRQAQRVLETLCKQANLSETVSPHALRHSFATHLLESGADLRSVQELLGHSRLSTTQRYTHLNLAKLVEVYDKAHPKSDN
- the aroC gene encoding chorismate synthase, with product MFGSTFGHLFRLTTFGESHGVALGGVIDGCPSGIMLDENIIQTELDLRRPGTSLASTTRNEADRVEILSGVFNGMTMGTPIAFMVRNKDHKSDAYDNLKEIFRPGHADYTYTAKYHYRDHRGGGRSSGRETLSRVAGGAVAQAFLNTHDIKLQAYTVELGGIVAERIDISRSFERPYFSPDPNVLVKWNDLVTKTRGEGDSLGGVVEIVAKNVPPGLGEPVFAKLDAIIAAAIMSVGAVKGVEIGSGFAAARMKGSEHNDPITKDGFQGNNSGGILGGISSGQDIVVRAAIKPIPSISKEQETITRNGVKTSLKIEGRHDISAIPRIVPVLKAMLALSLADALLMQKRMSEI